One genomic window of Deinococcus radiotolerans includes the following:
- a CDS encoding heavy metal translocating P-type ATPase: MTTPDHHAHTHPHTTAPAVLEVNVRNCHGGSDLADLERHLRQLPGVTSVHVDRTRAAAHIGYDPRRVTGADLQRHLHAAGYDCACQDADPSAAQPGQPSVGHEHHAHGATLETQGPPTGPHEHPHAAHAEHDEHAGHGEHMVGDMLRRFVISLVLTLPVVLYSPIGETFGFTAMPPFGLSMAWFGLLLSTPVVWWGGWPFISAAWRALRRGEANMMTLIATGILVSWTFSVYATFALGGTEVFFEAAAMLTTLSLLGHWLEMRSRFATGRAVEALLKLAPSTARVVRHGQEVEVPLEQVGVGDLLAVRPGDRVPVDGEVTDGSSYVDESMITGEPIPVAKTTGAKVTGGTVNQNGAFQFRATAVGADTALSRIVQMVQNAQASKAPAQRLADQAGKYLVFVALGSGLLAFLAWSFLGGQGVVFALTAAVSAIVIACPDALALATPTAITVGVGRGAREGVLFKNATALEATAGVDTVVFDKTGTLTEGKPALTDVIPAAGASETDLLRLAASADQPSQHPLAEAIVKGAESRGVTVTRPETFESIPGHGVQATVGGRQVLIGNRKLMDREGIALGSLSGDVDRLAADGKTAMYVAADGQALGVVAVADTIRASARQAVSALHALNVKTVMLTGDNRHTAEAVARQLGMDTVLAEVLPGEKAAKVTELQAQGRTVAMVGDGVNDAPALAQADVGVAIGAGTDVAVETADVVLVRSNPADVAGSISLARQVRGKIKQNLFWAAIYNLLAIPFAAGALYPAYGILLRPEWAALLMSASTVIVTVNALTLNRVRLTSAPAA, encoded by the coding sequence ATGACGACGCCTGACCACCACGCGCACACCCACCCGCACACCACCGCACCCGCCGTTCTGGAGGTGAACGTCCGCAACTGCCACGGCGGTTCGGACCTCGCCGACCTGGAACGCCACCTCCGCCAGCTGCCCGGCGTCACGTCCGTGCACGTGGACCGCACCCGCGCCGCCGCGCACATCGGCTACGACCCGCGCCGCGTGACAGGCGCGGACCTTCAGCGTCACCTGCACGCGGCCGGCTACGACTGCGCCTGCCAGGACGCCGATCCGTCGGCCGCGCAACCCGGGCAACCCAGCGTGGGGCACGAACACCACGCGCACGGCGCCACGCTGGAGACCCAAGGCCCCCCCACGGGCCCGCACGAGCACCCTCACGCCGCGCACGCGGAACATGACGAGCACGCCGGGCACGGGGAGCACATGGTGGGCGACATGCTGCGCCGCTTCGTGATCAGCCTCGTGCTGACGCTGCCGGTGGTGCTGTACTCCCCGATCGGTGAGACCTTCGGCTTCACGGCCATGCCCCCGTTCGGGCTGTCCATGGCGTGGTTCGGGCTGCTTCTGTCCACCCCGGTGGTCTGGTGGGGCGGCTGGCCGTTCATCTCCGCCGCCTGGCGCGCCCTCAGGCGCGGCGAGGCGAACATGATGACCCTGATCGCCACGGGTATCCTGGTGAGCTGGACTTTCAGCGTGTACGCGACGTTCGCGCTGGGCGGCACTGAAGTCTTCTTCGAAGCGGCCGCGATGCTGACCACCCTGTCGCTGCTCGGGCACTGGCTGGAGATGCGCTCGCGGTTCGCCACCGGGCGGGCCGTGGAGGCGCTGCTGAAACTGGCCCCCAGCACCGCCCGCGTGGTGCGACATGGCCAGGAAGTTGAAGTACCCCTTGAGCAGGTGGGCGTCGGTGACCTGCTGGCCGTGCGGCCCGGCGACCGCGTTCCGGTGGACGGTGAGGTCACAGACGGCAGCAGCTACGTGGACGAAAGCATGATCACGGGGGAACCCATTCCGGTGGCCAAGACCACTGGTGCCAAAGTGACGGGCGGCACCGTGAACCAGAACGGGGCCTTCCAGTTCCGCGCGACCGCGGTCGGGGCCGACACCGCCCTGTCGCGCATCGTGCAGATGGTGCAGAACGCGCAGGCCAGCAAGGCCCCCGCGCAGCGGCTGGCCGATCAGGCGGGGAAGTACCTGGTGTTCGTGGCGCTGGGCAGTGGCCTGCTGGCCTTCCTGGCCTGGTCCTTCCTGGGCGGGCAGGGCGTGGTGTTCGCGTTGACGGCCGCGGTGTCCGCCATCGTGATCGCCTGCCCGGACGCGCTCGCGCTGGCCACGCCGACGGCCATCACGGTCGGGGTCGGCCGGGGCGCGCGTGAGGGCGTGCTGTTCAAGAACGCCACGGCGCTGGAAGCCACGGCGGGCGTCGACACGGTCGTGTTCGACAAGACCGGCACCTTAACTGAAGGGAAGCCGGCCCTGACGGACGTCATCCCTGCCGCTGGCGCGAGCGAGACCGACCTGCTGCGCCTCGCGGCGTCCGCGGATCAGCCGTCCCAGCACCCACTGGCCGAAGCCATTGTCAAAGGGGCCGAGTCACGCGGCGTGACCGTCACGCGCCCGGAGACCTTCGAGAGCATTCCCGGGCACGGCGTGCAGGCCACGGTTGGCGGGCGGCAGGTCCTGATCGGCAACCGCAAGCTGATGGACCGAGAAGGAATCGCGCTGGGGAGCTTGTCCGGTGACGTGGACCGCCTCGCGGCGGACGGGAAGACGGCCATGTACGTCGCGGCGGACGGGCAGGCGCTGGGCGTGGTGGCGGTGGCGGACACCATCCGGGCCTCGGCGCGTCAGGCGGTCTCCGCCCTGCACGCCCTGAACGTGAAAACGGTGATGCTGACCGGCGACAACCGCCACACCGCCGAGGCCGTGGCTCGCCAGCTGGGGATGGACACGGTACTGGCCGAAGTCCTGCCCGGAGAGAAGGCAGCGAAGGTGACCGAGCTGCAGGCGCAGGGCCGGACGGTTGCCATGGTCGGGGACGGCGTGAACGATGCCCCGGCGCTCGCGCAGGCGGACGTCGGCGTCGCCATCGGTGCCGGGACGGACGTCGCCGTCGAAACGGCGGACGTCGTGCTGGTCCGCAGCAACCCCGCCGACGTGGCCGGCAGCATCAGCCTGGCGCGGCAGGTGCGCGGCAAGATCAAGCAGAACCTCTTCTGGGCGGCGATCTACAACCTGCTGGCCATCCCGTTCGCGGCGGGCGCGCTGTACCCCGCGTACGGCATCCTG
- a CDS encoding metal-sensitive transcriptional regulator: MPEDSRKQAARRLAIARGHLDSIRRALEDPDVYCLDILQQLKAVQGALNGVANVVLRGHLQAHVTTAAARGDAADLVDELMDVLTAR; this comes from the coding sequence ATGCCCGAGGACAGCCGCAAGCAGGCCGCGCGCCGCCTCGCCATCGCTCGCGGCCACCTCGACAGCATCCGCCGCGCCCTCGAAGACCCGGACGTGTACTGCCTGGACATCCTCCAGCAGCTCAAAGCCGTCCAGGGCGCCCTGAACGGCGTGGCCAACGTCGTCCTGCGCGGCCACCTGCAGGCGCACGTCACCACCGCCGCCGCCCGCGGGGACGCCGCGGACTTGGTAGACGAGCTGATGGACGTCCTCACCGCCCGCTGA
- a CDS encoding CopZ family metallochaperone yields the protein MTQTELTITGMTCGHCQTSVTNTLRAVPGVTDAHVNLSTGTATVHGTAQPDALIAAVLDEGYGAQVAHPK from the coding sequence ATGACCCAGACGGAACTGACCATCACCGGCATGACCTGCGGCCACTGCCAGACCAGCGTCACCAACACCCTGCGCGCCGTCCCCGGCGTCACCGACGCCCACGTGAACCTCAGCACCGGCACCGCCACCGTGCACGGCACCGCCCAGCCTGACGCCCTCATCGCCGCCGTGCTCGACGAAGGCTACGGCGCCCAGGTCGCCCACCCGAAGTGA